GTAGTCGTGGTTGGCGTCCACGAAGATGAAATCGTATTTTTCGCCGGGGGCGAATAGTTGCGGGGAGATTTGTCCGATTTTGCGGTCTATGCGTTTGGCGTAGGGGGTGTCGCGATAGGAGGCGCCGTGGTCGGGGTGGGCGTCAACGGTGCAGATGCGGACGTCGTCGGGGGTGTTTTCGGCGATGAGGCGGGCGGTATCGCCGCGGTAGCTGCCGAGTTCGAGGATGCGTTTGGAGTTGAAGCCGATGGCGGCTTTGATGAGGACGTAAACGTCTATGATGGGGGTGGACCAGGCGCCGACGGGGCAGCGGCGAAATTTGACTTCGGATTCGTCAAAGCGCGGGATGCAGGCGGCGGGGTCCACTTCGGGCAGGTAGTGGCGGTGCTTGAGGAGGGCGGTGAAAAAGCCGTCGAGGCTGGGCCGGCGACCGGAGGCGTGCCAAAGGAAACGCATGACGGATTCCTTGAGGGAGGATTTCGGGTGGGGCGGGATGGTGAAACTGGATTGGGTCATGGTCTGGTTCGATCAAAGATTGGCGACGGCGGCGTTGGCGCGCATCGC
This region of Verrucomicrobiia bacterium genomic DNA includes:
- a CDS encoding class I SAM-dependent methyltransferase, with the protein product MTQSSFTIPPHPKSSLKESVMRFLWHASGRRPSLDGFFTALLKHRHYLPEVDPAACIPRFDESEVKFRRCPVGAWSTPIIDVYVLIKAAIGFNSKRILELGSYRGDTARLIAENTPDDVRICTVDAHPDHGASYRDTPYAKRIDRKIGQISPQLFAPGEKYDFIFVDANHDYHSVMNDTMVALQVLSDQGVIFWHDYHFKAYFHGMGGVNEAMKYFSAQQPIVAINGTVLTMSSRHPGWETDRILRALPGKTGAANVWQDTGFRG